A part of Desulfomicrobium baculatum DSM 4028 genomic DNA contains:
- the ahbA gene encoding siroheme decarboxylase subunit alpha, with protein sequence MDDFDKKILDMIQTGFPLEARPYEEIGRKVGLTEAEALARVRALTEKGVIRRIGANFQSKKLGWHSTLCSAAVPEDKLDEFIAEVNKLPGVTHNYLRAHRQNIWFTFIGPSWEEVQETLAGITRKTGISILNLPASKLYKIQVDFKMGDREE encoded by the coding sequence ATGGACGATTTTGACAAGAAGATACTGGACATGATCCAGACCGGCTTTCCGCTCGAAGCCCGGCCTTATGAAGAGATCGGCCGCAAGGTCGGCCTGACCGAGGCCGAGGCCCTGGCCCGCGTGCGCGCGCTGACGGAAAAAGGCGTGATTCGCCGCATCGGGGCCAATTTTCAGTCCAAGAAGCTGGGCTGGCACTCGACCTTATGCTCGGCAGCCGTACCCGAGGACAAGCTGGACGAGTTCATCGCCGAGGTGAACAAGCTCCCCGGCGTGACCCACAACTACCTGCGCGCTCATCGCCAGAACATCTGGTTCACGTTCATCGGGCCATCCTGGGAAGAAGTGCAGGAGACCCTGGCCGGGATCACCCGCAAGACCGGCATCTCCATCCTCAATCTGCCCGCGAGCAAGCTCTACAAGATTCAGGTCGACTTCAAAATGGGCGACCGGGAGGAATGA
- a CDS encoding LytR/AlgR family response regulator transcription factor, with the protein MTSPVRCLLVDDELPALDELSYLLSEFEDVRIVGTAMSASQAMEEIVRLRPEVVFQDIQMPGATGFHVLERALKCPDPPLFVFATAYDQYAIRAFEENAVDYLLKPVSRERLAKCLGRLRSLLRQNEAGLAVQPKLEELLKGMGLGQPLVRISVEHRGRVLLLGHADVVLIRTEERRMLVHTRDAQYIHHGPGTLDRLEEKLAALSFFRANRGELVNLTQVRDFAPWFNGKYLLTMRDHAATEITVSKARVRDFRDQLGLA; encoded by the coding sequence ATGACATCCCCTGTCCGCTGCCTGCTGGTCGATGACGAGCTACCCGCCCTGGACGAACTGTCCTATCTGCTGTCCGAGTTTGAGGACGTGCGGATCGTCGGCACGGCCATGTCCGCATCCCAGGCCATGGAAGAAATCGTGCGCTTGCGCCCGGAAGTCGTTTTCCAGGACATCCAGATGCCCGGCGCGACCGGCTTCCATGTTCTGGAGCGGGCCCTCAAATGTCCAGACCCGCCACTCTTCGTCTTTGCCACCGCCTATGACCAGTACGCCATCCGCGCCTTCGAGGAGAATGCGGTGGACTATCTGCTCAAGCCCGTCTCCCGCGAGCGTCTGGCCAAATGTCTGGGGCGCCTGCGCAGCCTGCTGCGTCAGAACGAGGCGGGCCTCGCAGTGCAGCCGAAGCTGGAGGAGCTGCTTAAGGGCATGGGACTCGGTCAGCCGCTGGTGCGCATCTCCGTGGAGCACCGGGGGCGCGTGCTGCTGCTGGGGCACGCCGATGTCGTCCTCATCCGCACGGAGGAACGGCGCATGTTGGTGCACACGCGCGACGCCCAGTACATCCACCACGGTCCCGGCACCCTGGACCGCCTGGAAGAAAAACTTGCCGCCCTGTCCTTCTTTCGCGCCAACCGGGGCGAGCTGGTCAACCTGACCCAGGTCCGGGATTTCGCGCCCTGGTTCAACGGCAAATATCTGCTGACCATGCGCGATCATGCGGCCACTGAAATTACCGTCAGCAAGGCCCGGGTACGCGATTTCCGCGACCAATTGGGTCTTGCGTAG
- the rpe gene encoding ribulose-phosphate 3-epimerase has product MREFILSPSLLSSDFGNLRAELTALEDAGLKWVHWDVMDGAFVPNITFGPPIIGRLRKTSKLFFDVHLMIERPERYIREFADAGADLLCIHAESTLHLERTISAIREAGMKTGLALNPATPLAIVDYLLPSLDMVLIMSVNPGFGGQSFIPFCKDKIAALSGMIRARGLETLIQVDGGVTLDNAKELFDLGADVLVSGSAFFGFPPYAERHKAFQDAMRAK; this is encoded by the coding sequence ATGCGCGAATTCATTCTCTCTCCGTCCCTTTTGTCCTCGGATTTTGGCAATCTGCGCGCCGAACTGACCGCCCTGGAAGACGCGGGCCTCAAATGGGTGCACTGGGACGTCATGGACGGAGCCTTCGTGCCCAATATCACCTTCGGCCCCCCGATCATCGGCCGGTTGCGCAAGACCTCGAAGCTGTTCTTTGACGTGCATCTGATGATCGAACGGCCCGAACGCTACATCCGCGAATTCGCCGATGCCGGCGCGGACCTCCTGTGCATCCACGCCGAGAGCACGCTCCATCTGGAGCGCACGATCAGCGCCATCCGCGAGGCGGGCATGAAAACCGGCCTTGCCCTCAACCCGGCAACGCCCCTAGCCATCGTCGACTACCTGCTCCCCAGTCTGGACATGGTGCTGATCATGAGCGTCAACCCCGGCTTCGGCGGGCAATCCTTCATCCCCTTTTGCAAGGACAAGATCGCGGCCCTGTCCGGCATGATCCGCGCGCGTGGCCTTGAGACCCTCATCCAGGTCGATGGCGGCGTGACTCTGGACAACGCGAAAGAACTCTTTGACCTCGGAGCCGACGTACTGGTCTCGGGCTCGGCTTTCTTCGGATTTCCCCCGTATGCCGAGCGGCACAAGGCTTTTCAGGATGCCATGCGCGCGAAATAG
- the ahbD gene encoding heme b synthase yields MHKHPHNAAGGPGLDGPAAGHPGGHPGGHPGAKPGGHPGGMITTLADGTPACKLIAWEVTRSCNLACKHCRAEAHLEPYEGELDTAEAKALIDTFPQVGNPIIIFTGGDPMMRADVYELIRYATDKGLRCVMSPNGTLITPDTARQMREAGVQRCSISIDGPDAESHDEFRGVQGAFDASMRGIQYLKDAGIEFQVNTTVTRANLGSFKKIFDLCERIGAVAWHIFLLVPTGRAAQLGAEVITGQEYEDVLNWFYDFRKTTSMHLKATCAPHYYRIMRQRAKAEGVPVTPENFGLDAMTRGCLGGTGFCFISHTGQVQPCGYLELDCGNIRSTPFPEIWRSSKQFKQFRTQEEYEGKCGICEYHKVCGGCRARAHSMDHNYMGEEPLCTYQPKLLERMK; encoded by the coding sequence ATGCATAAACATCCCCATAACGCCGCTGGCGGCCCCGGTTTGGACGGGCCTGCGGCCGGACATCCCGGTGGACACCCCGGCGGACATCCGGGCGCAAAGCCCGGCGGGCATCCCGGCGGCATGATCACTACCCTGGCCGACGGCACCCCGGCCTGCAAGCTCATCGCCTGGGAAGTGACCCGCTCCTGCAACCTGGCCTGCAAGCACTGCCGGGCCGAGGCGCACCTGGAACCCTACGAGGGCGAGTTGGACACGGCCGAGGCCAAGGCGCTGATCGACACCTTCCCGCAGGTCGGAAACCCCATCATCATCTTCACCGGCGGCGATCCCATGATGCGCGCTGACGTGTACGAGCTGATCCGTTACGCTACGGACAAGGGCCTGCGCTGCGTCATGTCGCCCAACGGCACCCTCATCACCCCGGACACGGCGCGGCAGATGCGCGAAGCCGGAGTGCAGCGCTGCTCCATCTCCATCGACGGCCCAGACGCCGAAAGCCACGACGAGTTTCGCGGCGTGCAGGGCGCGTTCGACGCCTCCATGCGCGGCATCCAGTATTTGAAGGACGCAGGGATAGAGTTTCAGGTCAACACCACCGTGACCAGAGCCAACCTTGGCAGCTTCAAGAAGATATTCGATCTGTGCGAACGCATCGGCGCCGTGGCCTGGCACATCTTCCTGCTCGTGCCCACGGGCCGGGCCGCCCAGCTCGGGGCCGAGGTCATCACGGGCCAGGAATACGAGGACGTGCTCAACTGGTTCTACGACTTCCGCAAGACCACGAGCATGCACCTTAAAGCCACCTGCGCCCCGCACTACTACCGCATCATGCGCCAGCGGGCCAAGGCCGAGGGCGTGCCGGTCACGCCGGAAAACTTCGGCCTCGACGCCATGACGCGCGGCTGCCTGGGCGGAACGGGCTTCTGCTTCATCTCCCACACCGGACAGGTTCAGCCCTGCGGCTACCTGGAGCTGGACTGCGGCAACATCCGCAGCACCCCGTTCCCGGAAATCTGGCGATCGTCCAAGCAGTTCAAGCAGTTTCGGACCCAGGAAGAATACGAAGGCAAATGCGGCATCTGCGAATACCACAAAGTCTGCGGCGGCTGCCGGGCCAGGGCCCATTCCATGGATCACAACTACATGGGCGAGGAGCCACTGTGCACCTACCAGCCCAAACTCCTGGAACGGATGAAGTAA
- the crcB gene encoding fluoride efflux transporter CrcB: protein MSKIALIALAGACGTLCRYWLSGLVYDLMGRDFPWGTWAVNIAGCFLFGLVWIMAEERGFLSAQARILILTGFMGAFTTFSTFIFESGGLLNDGQWLKLALNLAGQNLVGFAALYLGTGLGRIV, encoded by the coding sequence ATGTCGAAAATTGCCTTGATCGCCCTGGCCGGGGCGTGCGGAACCCTGTGTCGCTACTGGCTCTCGGGCCTGGTCTACGATCTCATGGGCCGGGATTTCCCCTGGGGCACCTGGGCGGTGAACATCGCGGGCTGTTTTTTGTTCGGACTGGTCTGGATTATGGCCGAAGAACGAGGATTTTTGTCGGCGCAGGCGCGGATCCTCATCCTTACGGGTTTCATGGGCGCGTTCACGACCTTCTCGACCTTCATCTTTGAAAGCGGCGGCCTCCTGAACGACGGGCAGTGGCTGAAGCTGGCCCTTAATCTGGCTGGCCAGAATCTGGTCGGCTTCGCGGCCCTGTACCTCGGCACGGGTCTGGGCCGGATCGTTTAG